From the Planktothrix tepida PCC 9214 genome, one window contains:
- a CDS encoding homoserine dehydrogenase has product MVFKIGLLGLGTVGTGTVEILLNPEGRHPLLSELSLHRVGVRSLSKPRSVNIPEYLLTTDLEEIVIDPAVDIIVELIGGLEPARSLILQAIENGKHVVTANKAVISRYGSEIFDAANQKGVYVLLEAAVGGGIPVIQPLKQSLGANRIHKVTGIINGTTNYILTRMKNEGADFADVLADAQRLGYAEADPTADIDGLDAGDKIAILASLAFGGRIKLEQVYCEGIRKVTATDITYAEKLGFVIKLLAIAARDPHATPEQDLLSVRVHPTLVPKVHPLASINDVYNAILVEGEPIGQVMFFGRGAGSGPTASAVVSDLLNIVAVLQMQEAEIVSPVVTHELMSCTHQHYCKIAPMEDLITRFYVRFLTKDSPGVIGNIGTCFGQHNVSLESIVQTGFQENLAEIVVVTHDVLEGNFHQALNEIKSLDSIDSIPSILRVL; this is encoded by the coding sequence GTGGTTTTTAAAATTGGTTTATTAGGACTGGGAACCGTTGGGACGGGAACCGTTGAAATTTTGTTGAACCCAGAAGGTCGTCATCCGTTGTTATCGGAGTTAAGTTTGCATCGGGTGGGCGTGCGATCGCTGTCTAAACCCCGCAGTGTGAATATACCCGAATATTTATTAACAACGGATTTAGAAGAAATTGTCATTGATCCGGCGGTTGATATTATTGTGGAATTAATTGGCGGTTTGGAACCCGCGCGATCGCTAATTTTACAAGCGATTGAAAACGGCAAACACGTTGTTACTGCTAATAAAGCCGTGATTTCCCGCTATGGTAGTGAAATTTTTGATGCGGCGAATCAAAAAGGCGTTTATGTTCTTTTAGAAGCCGCTGTTGGGGGGGGAATTCCGGTGATTCAACCTTTAAAACAGTCGTTAGGCGCAAATCGAATTCATAAAGTCACGGGAATTATTAATGGGACGACTAACTATATTTTGACCCGGATGAAAAATGAAGGGGCAGATTTTGCTGATGTTTTAGCGGATGCTCAACGCTTAGGCTATGCAGAAGCTGATCCCACCGCCGATATTGATGGGTTGGATGCTGGGGATAAAATTGCAATTCTGGCTTCTTTAGCTTTTGGAGGCAGAATTAAATTAGAACAAGTGTACTGTGAAGGCATTAGAAAAGTTACGGCGACGGATATTACCTATGCGGAAAAATTGGGATTTGTGATTAAGTTACTCGCGATCGCCGCGCGAGATCCCCACGCCACTCCTGAACAGGATTTATTATCTGTTCGAGTTCATCCCACGTTAGTTCCTAAAGTTCATCCGTTAGCGAGTATTAATGATGTTTACAACGCGATTTTAGTCGAAGGTGAACCCATTGGACAGGTGATGTTTTTTGGACGAGGTGCTGGTTCTGGGCCAACGGCCAGTGCTGTCGTTTCCGATTTGTTAAATATTGTCGCTGTTCTGCAAATGCAAGAAGCAGAAATCGTGAGTCCTGTTGTTACCCATGAACTGATGAGTTGTACCCATCAACATTATTGTAAAATTGCACCGATGGAGGATTTAATTACCCGGTTTTATGTTCGTTTTCTCACGAAAGATTCTCCGGGGGTGATTGGAAACATCGGAACCTGTTTCGGCCAGCATAATGTTAGTTTAGAGTCGATTGTTCAAACGGGATTTCAGGAAAACTTAGCGGAAATAGTAGTCGTGACTCATGATGTTCTGGAGGGGAATTTCCATCAAGCATTAAATGAAATTAAAAGCCTAGATTCAATTGATAGTATTCCGAGTATTTTACGGGTGCTATAG
- a CDS encoding Hfq-related RNA-binding protein encodes MSEFNTDLPSIRKVQSYTKDKNAVAIKLLTNDILEGTILWQXN; translated from the coding sequence ATGTCTGAATTCAATACTGATTTACCCAGCATTCGCAAAGTTCAAAGCTATACGAAGGATAAAAACGCCGTCGCAATCAAACTCCTCACCAATGATATTCTCGAAGGAACCATTCTTTGGCAAGNTAACTGA
- the dapF gene encoding diaminopimelate epimerase has translation MTIQFTKYHGLGNDFILIDNRHQSEPLITPEQAVELCDRNFGIGADGVIFALPRTSTTDYTMRIFNSDGSEPQMCGNGIRCLAKFIAELENRQQITDPVSYKIDTLAGVITPQLQLDGQVKVDMGLPRLLAQEIPTTLATADEKVINISLEVAGQSWNVTCVSMGNPHCITFVEDVSAIKLGEIGPLFEHHSVFPERTNTEFIQVVNRNYIKMRVWERGAGATLACGTGACASVVAGVLTGNCDFVVTVELPGGCLDIEWSNHDQHLYMTGPAQRVFSGEY, from the coding sequence ATGACGATTCAATTTACGAAATATCACGGTTTAGGTAATGATTTTATCTTGATTGATAATCGTCATCAATCAGAACCCCTGATCACCCCAGAACAAGCCGTAGAACTGTGCGATCGCAATTTTGGCATTGGGGCCGATGGAGTTATCTTTGCCCTACCCAGAACCTCCACCACTGACTATACCATGCGAATTTTTAACTCTGATGGCTCAGAACCTCAGATGTGTGGCAATGGGATTCGCTGTTTGGCCAAATTTATTGCTGAATTAGAAAACCGCCAGCAGATCACCGACCCCGTGAGTTACAAAATCGATACCTTAGCGGGTGTGATTACCCCTCAGTTACAACTTGATGGTCAAGTTAAAGTGGATATGGGGCTACCCCGACTCTTGGCTCAAGAAATTCCCACCACCTTAGCCACTGCTGATGAAAAAGTCATTAATATTTCCTTAGAAGTGGCGGGACAGTCTTGGAATGTTACCTGTGTCAGTATGGGAAATCCCCACTGTATTACCTTTGTCGAGGATGTTTCGGCGATTAAACTTGGGGAAATCGGCCCTTTATTTGAACATCATTCTGTTTTTCCTGAACGGACAAATACTGAATTTATTCAAGTCGTGAACCGAAATTATATTAAAATGCGAGTCTGGGAACGCGGCGCGGGTGCAACTCTAGCCTGTGGAACTGGAGCTTGTGCATCTGTGGTGGCTGGAGTTTTAACCGGAAATTGCGATTTTGTTGTTACAGTGGAGTTACCCGGAGGTTGTCTTGACATTGAATGGTCAAATCACGATCAACATTTGTACATGACAGGGCCAGCACAACGGGTGTTTAGCGGGGAATATTAA